A stretch of DNA from Geminocystis sp. M7585_C2015_104:
GGGGCTCTTTTGCCAGCTTCTTGATAGTATCCCCAGGCGTATATTACTCTTCCAAAAATCCAAATCCCCCCCAAAATTGCACCCCACAATTCGCTAACGTAGTAGGAGAAAATCCAGAGTAGGGGCAAGAAGAATACTAATTGCTCTAACATATTTTGTTGTACTCGTAGTGCCCTTTCAAAGTTTTCATCCCCCGTGGTAGCCGGAGGCATTATATTATATTTTCTCCTTGCCCTACCCACATTAATGGTGACTACAAAATAGACTATCAAAGCCGATACTGTGATTATAGCAGGTCCTAACAACATGGTTTTTCTCTCCTTGTTAAAAGCTAGGATTTCCAGTTATTTTTTGCCTGAGTAAGCACATATTCTGCTACTGCCTTTATTTCATCTTCTGTCAGCCGATTGCCAAAAGCCGACATATTATTTTTCCCCTGGGTGACTATTTGGATAATGGCTTCTGGAGAATCATAACCATATCTTTTTAGTGCCTTTAATTTGAGATTCTTCCCCCTCCTTATAATATTACTACCATTAGGGTGACAGGCGGCACAGTGGGTTTGAAAAATTTTTTCTCCTAGGTTGTGAGTAGGCGACTCTTGTGCCAGTGAGGGAGAAATGACTGTTAGCTGGAACAACAAAACGACAGTGGTTATAATCACAGAGGTTATGTGGTTTCCTCTTTTTTTGTGACCATTTTCCATAACCCTACCTCTCTACTTATAATAATTTTTCTGAGGACATATTTACTTATACCAGCGACTAGCAATTGGCATTTTCCAGCCGGTTCCGAATGCTTTGTCAGTAATTTTTAATCCAGGAGGTGCCTGTTTGCGTTTAAATTCTGCCATTGCTATCATCGTTATGACTTTTTGAATATTCTCATGAGAGTGTCCGGCTTTTGCGATTTCTTCAGGAGACTGTCGGAGGTGGATATATCTTTCCAGAATGTCGTCAAGGATGTTATATGGTGGGAGGGTATCTTCGTCTTTTTGGTTAGGCCTTAATTCGGCACTAGGGGGTTTTACCAGTGTATTTTCTGGTATAATTTCCTGGTTTCTGTTAATCCATTTACAGAGGGAATAAACTTTAGTTTTTGGCAAGTCAGCAATTACTGCCAGGCCTCCATTCATATCTCCATAAAGAGTACAATATCCCACAGCCATTTCTGATTTGTTGCCCGTAGAGAGGAGGAGATAGCCGAATTTATTAGCAATTGCCATTAGTAAAGTGCCCCTAATTCTGGATTGTAAATTTTCTTCAGCAATGCCAAATTCAGTATCTTTAAAAAGGGGATACAAAATTTCATCATAGGCTTTCATTACACCTTGAATTGGCAATATTTCCGTTTTTATACCCAGATTATTTGCCAATTGTTGGGCATCTGAGATAGAATGTTGCGAGCTATAGGGAGAAGGCATTAAAACACCTAAAACATTTTCTTTTCCCAAGGCAGAAACAGCGATTGTGGCTACCAGGGAAGAGTCAATGCCACCACTTAAACCTAAAACCGCCTTAGAGAAACCACACTTGTGGGCATAATCTTTTACTCCCAAAACAAGGGCGTTATAGATTTCTTCTTCTTCCTGCTGGTAGAGGGGATGGGGGGGAGAGAGGGGGAATAAGTCTTTTTTTCCGAGGCTATATTCTACATAAATTAAGTCCTCTGCAAATGGTTTTGCTCTAGCGATTATTTCCCCGCTTTTGTTAACAGAAAAACTGTAACCGTCAAAAATCAAATCATCATTGCCCCCCACCTGGTTTACATATATGATGGGTTTGTTATAATTTCTAGCCAGGTGTGAGAGCATTTCCTCTCTTATTTTTTGCTTGCCACAGACGTAGGGGGATGCAGAAAGGTTAATGATTAAGTCTGCTTCTAGCAAATCCTCTAGGGGGTTGACAGGATAATTTTTCTTGCCCCAAAATGACTCGTCATTCCACAAATCTTCACAGATGGTGACGCCTATCTTGAGGTCATCAATGTTAAAATAGTTGGCACGATTTCCTGGGCTAAAATAACGAGCTTCTTCAAAAACGTCGTAAGTAGGTAGAAGCCGTTTATGGAACAATTGTTTTATCTCACCATTAGCCAAAAGTGCGGCACTATTATAAAGAGGTTTTTCTCCCTGTATAGAAGCTGAAGGATTGGGAGTTACTGTGCCTATTAATACTTGTATTTCTGGGGGCGCTTCCTGGGCAAATTTATGCAAAGAGGAGTTGATTTTTTCGATAAAACTATTGTAGAATAGTAAGTCTTTAGGAGGATAACCACAAATAGATAATTCAGGAAAGAGGAGTAATTTTGCCCCTTGCCGGGAGGCCAAAGAGACTGTGTGGCGAATTTTGTGGAGATTGTAATCAATGTCGCCAATGATGGGATTGAGTTGGGCAATAGCTATTTTCATGGGGGCAACATTGTGCGGTGTTTCCCCATATTATACGATATGGATATGATGGTACGACCGTAGCTGACGGACGACAATAAGGATAGTGATACATAGGGATGATAGAGTATCTTCGGAACGGAGAACAGATTTATAGACAATCCTTTGCCATAATCAGGAAGGAGGCTTGTTTAAAGGGGTTGGAAGAGGGGTTGGCAAAAGTGGCAGTAAGACTAATTCATGCTTGTGGGATGACGGATATAGTAAAGGATTTGGAAGCATCCCCCCTGGCGGTAGAAAAGGGGAAAGAGGCTTTGAAAAAAGGGGCAAAGATACTGTGTGATTCGGAAATGGTGGCACATGGAATCATCCGTAGACGTTTAGAGGCGAAAAATGAGATCATATGTACTATAAACGACCCAATAGTGCCCACCATAGCCCATAAAATTAAGAATACCAGATCAGCGGCGGCAGTGGAACTATGGCTACCCCACCTAGAGGATGCAGTGGTGGTGATTGGGAATGCCCCTACGGCGTTGTTTCACCTGCTGGAGTTATTGGATGAAGGGGCGCCAAAACCGGCAATAATTCTGGGGTTTCCGGTGGGGTTTGTAGGCGCGGTGGAATCGAAACGGGAATTAGCCAAAAATCCCCGGGGTGTGGCTTTTATTACCCTCCATGGTAGAAGAGGGGGTAGCGCCATGGCTGCTGCTGCCGTCAACGCTTTGGCGAGGGAGGAGGAAGTATGACTGTAGGTAAATTGTATGGAGTAGGGATTGGGCCAGGAGATAGGGAATTGTTGACTTTGAAGGCATATAGAATTCTAACAACAGTGCCAGTTATTGCCTATCCTACTATGGAAAATGGCAAGGCAAGGGCAAGGGCATTGGTAGCCGACCTGATTAAGCCACAACAGATAGAAATCCCCTATCCGTTGCCTTTTAGCCGGGAAAAATCCTCCCAACCCTATTACGAGGCAGCTGCCAGCCAAATTGCCTCCCATCTAAAACAAGGAAGGGATGTAGCCGTCTTATGCTTGGGAGATCCCATGTTATATGGAACTTTCATGTATATATACAAAATTCTAGCTCCCCGTTTTCCTGTGGAGGTAGTACCAGGAGTTTCATCCAT
This window harbors:
- a CDS encoding MAPEG family protein, coding for MLLGPAIITVSALIVYFVVTINVGRARRKYNIMPPATTGDENFERALRVQQNMLEQLVFFLPLLWIFSYYVSELWGAILGGIWIFGRVIYAWGYYQEAGKRAPGFAISSLSSIALLLGSLFSLSTSIFNNLPNP
- a CDS encoding c-type cytochrome — protein: MENGHKKRGNHITSVIITTVVLLFQLTVISPSLAQESPTHNLGEKIFQTHCAACHPNGSNIIRRGKNLKLKALKRYGYDSPEAIIQIVTQGKNNMSAFGNRLTEDEIKAVAEYVLTQAKNNWKS
- a CDS encoding NAD+ synthase — encoded protein: MKIAIAQLNPIIGDIDYNLHKIRHTVSLASRQGAKLLLFPELSICGYPPKDLLFYNSFIEKINSSLHKFAQEAPPEIQVLIGTVTPNPSASIQGEKPLYNSAALLANGEIKQLFHKRLLPTYDVFEEARYFSPGNRANYFNIDDLKIGVTICEDLWNDESFWGKKNYPVNPLEDLLEADLIINLSASPYVCGKQKIREEMLSHLARNYNKPIIYVNQVGGNDDLIFDGYSFSVNKSGEIIARAKPFAEDLIYVEYSLGKKDLFPLSPPHPLYQQEEEEIYNALVLGVKDYAHKCGFSKAVLGLSGGIDSSLVATIAVSALGKENVLGVLMPSPYSSQHSISDAQQLANNLGIKTEILPIQGVMKAYDEILYPLFKDTEFGIAEENLQSRIRGTLLMAIANKFGYLLLSTGNKSEMAVGYCTLYGDMNGGLAVIADLPKTKVYSLCKWINRNQEIIPENTLVKPPSAELRPNQKDEDTLPPYNILDDILERYIHLRQSPEEIAKAGHSHENIQKVITMIAMAEFKRKQAPPGLKITDKAFGTGWKMPIASRWYK
- a CDS encoding precorrin-8X methylmutase; this translates as MIEYLRNGEQIYRQSFAIIRKEACLKGLEEGLAKVAVRLIHACGMTDIVKDLEASPLAVEKGKEALKKGAKILCDSEMVAHGIIRRRLEAKNEIICTINDPIVPTIAHKIKNTRSAAAVELWLPHLEDAVVVIGNAPTALFHLLELLDEGAPKPAIILGFPVGFVGAVESKRELAKNPRGVAFITLHGRRGGSAMAAAAVNALAREEEV
- the cobI gene encoding precorrin-2 C(20)-methyltransferase, with protein sequence MTVGKLYGVGIGPGDRELLTLKAYRILTTVPVIAYPTMENGKARARALVADLIKPQQIEIPYPLPFSREKSSQPYYEAAASQIASHLKQGRDVAVLCLGDPMLYGTFMYIYKILAPRFPVEVVPGVSSIMAAAALLGAPLSYRDDVFSVIPATLHREIIVDRLSRCDGAAIIKLGRHFPKVREILRQLGLIDRALYIERATWVNQRVIPIEEVQLSDITYWSLILIPSKSYGKTSHCHLE